The sequence TCCTTATAATTTTTCCAAACCCGGAGTCTATAATCTGTATCTTCTTGCACTTAGTTTCTGCGATGTTTAATTGGGGTGGGTATTGAGAAGGGGAGGGCTGGGATATGATTCCCCCATCTATTGATGGTAAATAAGCTAGAATGCCACTATTTTTACTGATAACTCATCCATGTGGCATTTGAATGTGCAGAACCTGTACAAGATTAACATTTCCTAAATCCTTATATTCGTTCACTCGGACTCCTATTGAACATCAACTGGTTCTGGCCTATTTTGCCTCTTTTTGAAATATTATCTGATGTATATCTTAATCTGAAATATGTATGCATTTGGTTTACTGttataattaaatcattttggatTTATTGGACCTGTTTTGTAATTTTACCTGGTAACAACAGGGCCTGAAGAATCttgcataaaataaaaattgactaCTTTATTTACATGTATTGATATAATAAATGCAGTTTGTTTTGGGGTTATCTccggtttatttatttatttactatttATTTTTCAGCTTGACGGAAAGACCATTGGTGTCCTCCCATCAATTGAGCGCAATGCTTTATACTTTGGAAACCTTAGTAAAGGTTTATTTTCTTGTGCCACTCCCAAGTTTAGATAAGAATTCTGTGGATGCGCAGTAACCTTTTTTTAACGTTAGCCTTTTCAAGAATTTTTTGGCTGTTAGAATTTTTTGGCTGTTAAAACACAAAAACTAAATTGGGAATCTTTCATAACTGTATTGGTAGCGTTTATTATTCTATCTTGTGACGATACTTTGAGCTTTATGAAAAGTCGTTTCAGCGCTAACACTATTGAAATGAGTGTTACTTTTTATATATGAAAGTTTAATCATTAATGTTTTGAATCCTAGATAATGCCTACAGTATTGGGTCTCCTAGAAATTATCACCTGACCATTTGATTGTTCCATCCCTTATAACATGCTTGATAATTGTTGGTTTCCAATCCTGACTCCGATTTCTTTCCCTCTCCCAGCATGGAGTGCTGATGAGTTCGAAAAACTAGTGCTCCAGGTATTTTCTTGTTTGGTTCAATACTTGATCTGGTTTATGACTGCAATCTCCTTTGCTACCTCTTTCTCCAAGtgtaattatttttcattatgGAGGTTTTCCCTGATGTCGTATCCGTTGACCTTCCTATGGTTAAAGACATGCAACCAGGTCAAAAGCCACGAAATCGTGGCTTTGCCTTTGTGAGATTCTCATCTCATGCTGTAAGTTTTTCACTCTCGCATCTGTTCTTGTAGTTGATGAATTTTGGGAGATCATACTATCCAAAGATTGTGTGAATTTTAGTTGACTCTCCTGTTGTATTGAAATCATACAGGATGAAAGCTCAGGTTGATGGTTTTGATTCTCAGTTCCTGCATCAACTAGTGATCCTTTTGTTACTGGAAAtccaaagaaataaaaaaatactttgCCACAATATATGTTTCGCAAAATtcgataatttaattaaataaaaattcttttCTTCAAATATCGAAAATCCTAATACATGGTAAATAGTGGCCTCCATAGCTGGAAAAAGAATCCCCAAAAATAGTGAttccttaaattaaaataaaatactcttATTGCTTATGAAACTGTGGACTTTGATTGCGAACCTGGATTCGCTAGAATATATCCCAGACAAATTATTTGTTAACAACTGCCATTATTTTGACTGACTTGTTGCATCTGAAATAATGTTGGATAAAAACGTGGTTTTTGATTCAGAGTTCCAGAATCAACCATTGAATAAATACTTGCCACAACGAATGAGAAGAATGCTGCCCAAACAATTTGATGCCTATATTAAAATTTCGAACAGTTCTAGTTCATTAAGGAACTGGAAACATATATTTGAATTTCGTACAAGTGGACAAAAATAGCTGTAGTTAATTGCAACAAAAACTCATGCATATCTGAAATTATGCGACAAATTAGAGATTAAATTTCAAGTGGACAAAAAATAGTGTGAATAACTGCAACAAAAACTCATGCATATCTGAAATTTTATCTCTAGTTTGTTGCATCTCTGTTTTATCGGTCTTACAGCTAaactatatttataattttgattTGTCTCCAtggtttcttctcttttcctttgccaataaatttaattCAATGATCTTCATTTCTTGTCAAGTTTGGCAAGAAtgttcttgtattgttattgtaTCGGACCGTCGGTATAGGACTTAGATTGGATTTGTTGGCATCCACGTGTTGATGGTACACGAATAATTCGAAATTCGCCCTACCTTTTAAATTACTCGATCATGGAAAGCTTAAGGGATCGGTTGCCTTGGATCCCTAGTTTGATCGTGAGTTATAATCTCCGTGGTTTTCTTTGATGCCGAAAGAAATTGAACTTGAATATATGAAATTAGACAACTAGAACATATCCCCAAACAAGAACTTGTTAGGAACAACTGAACAAGAAATTTACTGGATCAAAGCTAGGAGGACAAGTTAGAAAATTGGAGAAATTAACTATTACACTAAAGCAGCTATTAAATTGCTCATCCATATGCTGAACGTTTATGGTTGATTCTGTTCTCTGTCCACGCAATTTGCTATGCTCTTTGTGTGGTTCCTGAGGATGCTGCTCCAGTATTCACAGCAACACCTGTGATCCACTTTCTCCCCATCTTCCACTCACATCCCAAGGACTTCCATTCCTTTATACAATTAATTCTTCTGTTAATCAAACAACCCTAGATGTGGCATAAAGAGCTCTACCAAATCAGTGCTCCCTGATCTCAAAACTTGGGTTTCTTATCTGGAGAATTGTCAATCATTGGGTTATCAACGGATCGATTGAGCAATACACACATGATTTGCATTCTTGAATCTTGGCTTTCAACCCTAAATGGGCTAATTATATCATATTAATGGgctctaaaaattttaattatgtgcATGAACAGCTATAGATGTCATCCTTCAAACTCAGGGAAACATcctgatttttcaaattttcagagtTTACCATTATTTACAAGTAATGTTTGTTAAGCACGACATTATTCCTAATTAGTTGGGGTGGATAAAGAAGTTTTAATGCTACTTCAAACAACAGTACAATTAAGTGAATAAACTAGGTGAGAGAACTTTTGTTGTTCTCGTTTGTTATTGTCTGCTTTTCCTCTTGAGATCAGCTGAGCTTTCTATCTTTCGAGTTTTTGATGGCCTTTCCTTTAAATTTTTCTAGTAACTGGATTATCTTTTGTTTTCTTCTCATTATCTCATTTAAGTTTGAGATGAGCACCACACATATTTTTATACTGTGCTTGCTTAATTGAAATTTGTCTGTTGTCATTTTGATTCACATATTCTTGTTTTTTATCAACTGTTTATTGGTCTCAAATATTTATTGTTGTTGTCAACACCGTTGTTTTCTTCTTGCTATTCCAAATTAATTTTGTTCATTTGTAAGTATCTTCGATGACGTCAatcattttctttttatttcctCTGTAAACCTTTACCTGCTCCAGTGCCTGCTGATACCTGAATAATGATCTTGTCCTTGAGATTTGTTGCAAGCTTTGTCTACTGCAAGGACTGATCAGAACCATggcaatgaaaaataaaataaaaatcagagtttttttttccttcacaAGTGCAATATGATACTTACTTGTAGAAAAAAACGAGCTTAAATTTGCAATATCAAGTACCTCAATCTTCAATACATTGTCAGAAAAAGATACAGAAAGAGAGAGAGAACTGTAAGTTTAAAAACATACTTTCCATTTCCATGTCTGTATATTACCAAAGAAAGTTGGGTTCCATAGTAACTAAATCCATCTGAATTTAACATATCGATTCCTGTCTGTCTGGTCCTAAGTCCAAAACTATATCGGTCAATCATATGAAATTTGGCTTCTAAATTTCAAGAAATCTATTCTTATATAGAACTCTCTTATCTCAATTGAACAACGTAAAATTTACGAAGAAGTATCATATATTGCCTTCATTTATGCAAAATCTACTGTCATCCCTTCAACATGTAATCCTTCACCAGTTCTTTAATAATGACTTCCAAAAAGTCATTGGAGGCTGATAAGATCCAAATTAAACTCGCCTCGAAAATTCTCAATCACAGGCTGCTGCGCGTGCTCAACGAGTAGGTTCCCAACCCGATTTTCGTCTGGGTAATTTGCACCCAGCTGTTCAGTGGGCTGAGGAAGATCCTGAAATTGATCCAAAAGAGCTTGCTAAGGTTCATGATCAGTGTCTTCTGTATTTTggtatttaatttttgaagtatctaactttattttttgtttctttttattttcagaTAAAAATAGCTTTTGTGAGAAACCTTCCCATCAATGCGGATGAGAATTTCTTAAAGCAAACATTTGAGCCTTTTGGCAAGGTCTTATATATTCTGTGTCTTATGTAGCGGTTCCTtgattatattttcattttaactTTTCATTGTGATGATGCATTCTCAGGTTGAGAAAGTTGTGGTATCAAAAAAAGGTAGCATTCTGGTTGGGTTTGTTCATTTCATTGAGAGATCGGTGAGTTAGTTTATACAATTTTGTATTTGTTATCTTCATTCCATGGTAGCCCTGCTGATTCGTTTCCGTCATGTGCTATGTTTGTGAAATTAAATAAGTTTCTTGTTTCTGACTTTGGCTAGGTTGTGTGAAATTGCTTCTTTTATCGACTTGCAAATTGAAACAATCactctaaattaaaaatatcttTTTGAATACAATCAAAACATCCTTTATTTCGTTTCTTCCTTTGTTTTGGCACAATTTATATATAGAAATACTTAAAACTCCGGAGGATAATACAAGacgaaaaagaaaagaaaaatgattatttttatcatctattCAAACAATATTTTCGGTTTAGAGTTTAGACTTTAGAGGACTCTAATTTCTGGATAATTTCATGCTTAGGAGCATTAATACCGCGCATACAATTAAAAATTTGTCTGCCAGGGGATTTTAGCTACAAATTATTGAAGATAGGGCTTTAATTCATTTGGATTTTTTATGATGTCACTTGTCAGCCGTTTAATAGATATTCCACTACCCGTGCTGTCTTTAACCTAATCTTTTGCTTTAATTCTTGTTATCCCCTCGTACTTGACAAAGTAAATGGGTGATAGAAGAAATTATTAAGTGGCTATTAGCTTCCCTTGAAGAGCTATTCAATTTCTGAAGTCATGCACTTCTGTTTACatcataatttatttgatttttgaagTAGCGGTTTTTGCTAGCTGTCAGACAAATAGCAATTGAATCTCACAATTTCATCCCAAGAAAGTGTTTCAAAATGATCAGTTTTTAAAGTCATGTAACATTACAGAACTTACATACGCACATGTAATTCGGGGAAGAAAGGTATGGAGTGGAAATTGAACTTCAGTAGATTCTTCAATGTCGCACTATGTGTGATCTTAACAATAACCTTAGTGGACTTTGCGAAATGGACGGGTTTGGTTTTCCCTTTCTCCGTACTTCTTCTGCAGTTGCGAAATGGACGGGTTTGGTTTTCCCTTTCTCCGTATTTCTTCTGTAGTTGGATGGGGCCTTTTCTGTTTTCTTCCCTTTTTTGGTTCTATCCTCTGTTGAGTGTTGCATGACTTTTTGAGGAGTTTTGGCCTAGTCTCCAACATCCAAATTCCAGTAGatatatggattttttttataaatgaaatGTCTAGGCCAGACACTGTTTCTTCGATCAGGTAACAAACGCTGGATTGCTTATCCATAGGCAATTATGCAGTCGTTTTATTTCATAAAGTGTGGTGACAAATGGAGCTAATATCCGAATTCCAGTAATGCACAGCACAAATTTAAAGTATTAATAATTAAATGTCCAATCTAGAAACTGTTTCTTTGATTcgctaaaaatattttgatcctTATGCACACTGAATTTCATATTCTGTGGTGATAACTGGGTTAGTGAAATGGGGAGGCCAAAGGATTTAGTTATTTTCCATATGCATAATTTTGGTTTCAGCTTGTCTAATTCTTTTTTTTCGCTATAGGGCTGTATTGCAACCTTGGTCATAAACACAGTTTAGATTTATTATGATGAAATTTGTTTTGCCTCGTCAGCGTCACTGACTTTTTAGTAGTTGCTTCTAATCCATCAGCACTCTTTTGTTGTGCAGGATCTTGACAGAGCCATAAAAGAAATGAATGAGAAAGCAATTCAAGGACCTGGTGGGGGCCCAATGCATAAACTTCAGGTATTAAGAATTGCCACCGAAGCATTAATAATCCTGATAATTGACAACCAGCACTGAGCAAAATTGGAGAACTTGCGTCATAATTAGATCAAGGAGTCTTTACTATTGTTGTTATCTGATATTTATTGTCTGCGACTAGGTTGAAGTTGCAAGACCGATGGACAAGAACAAGAAACGAGCACGTGAGGATTCAGAAAGTAATCCTGTCCAGGGTCATTCCATAGTTTTTAAGGAGGAAGCAATAGTTGCTTCATCAATTAATCCTAAATCTCATATCCAGAATGTAAAGTCATTCATTGATGTTACCTTtctgtttttttattttcctcATTTTTTAGCTTGATACTTTGTTTGGATATATGCTTGGACCAGCATTAAATGTCTGTCCCAATGTTTCAATGATTACTAACAAGCAGGCTGGGACTTGGCTGTCGAGAAATATCATCACAAGGACAGCTGGAGGTGAAACATAGGAGGTCCTGGCCTGTAAAATCTCGAATTGCACATGTTTTATGGTTACGATTTAAACATAGAAGAATGAATCTATAGGTTGCACAATCACTTGCcatcttttctttttttgttcAAATGATTTTGCTTGGTGCTCTGAGCATACTGATTAGGTTAAGAAAAATGATATCTGAAAAGGAAATAGGAACTTAATTTCAAGTACTTGTTATTTTAGGCGTCCTTATTTTTATATTACTCTCACTACCTGATCACATTTTCCTTTTTCAGCAGGAACTGTTATCTCCTGACCCGTATGAGGATGCCGTAATAGCGTTGCCATTAGCTGTTAAAGAGCGCTTGCTTCGAATCCTTCGGCTTGGGCTTGCGACTCGATTTGATGTGCGTTTTGAAGTTGCTAACAAAACGTGTTGTTTGATAATGAAATTAAGTTATTAGATGCAATACTTTCTTGGGCTGACCTACATGGGAAGAATTTGGTCTTCTTACGCATGGATAGAAAGTTCGTGTTCCTTATTAAGTCTTAGCATAAACCCTTCTCCAGTTCATTTGCGAGAAGCAATTATTTGGATTCATAGGTGCATTCTCTGCATGTAATGGATCTAGTGCCACCTCCCTTTTAAATACCCTCATTTTTGGGCGACCTAGGAGTTTTAAGATGATGACCTTGTAAACATTAAAACTAATTTGAAGTTTGCTTAAATCTAACTTGATCTTCCTTGCTTGTGCTTGGTTCCTTTGGTTCGTCTACAAAAGCTTGTTTTTAAGCTTATTCAAGGAACCAAGGCCATTCAATTCTAACTCATGTCTTTCTAGAAGGAAAATGAATAATTTTAAGTGGAATGCTTTTAGTCCACGCCTGTATATCATGTGAAACAATTTTTCTAAGCTCGTGTAATCGATGTTGGTGGTGACAGATTGATGTCAAAACTTTATACAGTCTCAAGAAATTACCGGAGTCTACTGCTATTTCCATCCTTGACCAGGTGATATTTATTTACATTTCCATGACATGAACACCTTGGTTATGGGTGTCAGTATTTTAATTTTGTCGTTATTGCTCCTTTATAGTTCATGTTAACAGGACCGACTGCCCAACATAAGGGTGCATATCTTGCCGCGCTGATCTCTAGAGTACGTAACTGACATCTGATGAATTGATAAGGCTTATTATACTTTTTTGTGGAACATTCTTTCTCTATTACTCTGTACTGAGCATTTCTTTCCCCAATTTAGTACCTAGTTGACATAGTGGGATTGAGTCCAAGCTTGGCAAGTTTGCCAAAAGTTGGCGCAACTTCTGCAAAAGAATTGAGCCTCTTAAGCTTCTCCCACCGACTGTCTCCGCCAGCTGCAACCTCTCTTATTTCGCACTCATCTGTGGGCAGGTTAGTCTCTGAACTTCAATTTGGCATGTTGGCATAATATCGTTGAGGTCTTTCCAGAGAGCAGATGAACCATTTGTGCAAGAATCCTAATGTTGTGGTTAATTTCTTATAGGTCTGATATTTATGCTCCACGTTACATGTCATCATTGTATGATTATCCCTTATCAAGCCGAGCAGCAACAGGACGATTGGAGGAGAAAAGCCCAGATTTTCCCTTGCCAACAGGAGCAGTAGCAGGACGATTGGAGGAGAAAGGTTTGGATTATCATTTACCAAGCCGATCCCTCTCATCTGGATCCCAAAGCATCCAGATTCCAAGAATATCAACTTTGGAAGACAGAAGTCGTCCTCACTATGAGGTTCCCCCCAGCATGGCTTTTACGTACGGAAATATTGGATCAAGACTAGACGAAAGACTCCCTTCTTCATTTCAGGTAGCACCCAGTTCATCTACAGCTCAAGCCAGACATGGGTTGAATTTGAGTTCTGACATCACGCCCAGTGCCAACCGGCAAGCATCTCGCCCTCGAGTAAGATTTGACCCTTTTACTGGAGAGCCTTACAAATTCGATCCTTTCACCGGGG comes from Henckelia pumila isolate YLH828 chromosome 4, ASM3356847v2, whole genome shotgun sequence and encodes:
- the LOC140894490 gene encoding uncharacterized protein isoform X2 is translated as MTQPSETDHRHAVKGTEVFVGGLPRTISEDKIRQEFSLCGEILEIRLIKDQNGNLKGFCFVRFSTKEAAGRAVREKSGSLLDGKTIGVLPSIERNALYFGNLSKAWSADEFEKLVLQVFPDVVSVDLPMVKDMQPGQKPRNRGFAFVRFSSHAAAARAQRVGSQPDFRLGNLHPAVQWAEEDPEIDPKELAKIKIAFVRNLPINADENFLKQTFEPFGKVEKVVVSKKGSILVGFVHFIERSDLDRAIKEMNEKAIQGPGGGPMHKLQVEVARPMDKNKKRAREDSESNPVQGHSIVFKEEAIVASSINPKSHIQNELLSPDPYEDAVIALPLAVKERLLRILRLGLATRFDIDVKTLYSLKKLPESTAISILDQFMLTGPTAQHKGAYLAALISRYLVDIVGLSPSLASLPKVGATSAKELSLLSFSHRLSPPAATSLISHSSVGRSDIYAPRYMSSLYDYPLSSRAATGRLEEKSPDFPLPTGAVAGRLEEKGLDYHLPSRSLSSGSQSIQIPRISTLEDRSRPHYEVPPSMAFTYGNIGSRLDERLPSSFQVAPSSSTAQARHGLNLSSDITPSANRQASRPRVRFDPFTGEPYKFDPFTGEPILPGS
- the LOC140894490 gene encoding uncharacterized protein isoform X1 — encoded protein: MTQPSETDHRHAVKGTEVFVGGLPRTISEDKIRQEFSLCGEILEIRLIKDQNGNLKGFCFVRFSTKEAAGRAVREKSGSLLDGKTIGVLPSIERNALYFGNLSKAWSADEFEKLVLQVFPDVVSVDLPMVKDMQPGQKPRNRGFAFVRFSSHAAAARAQRVGSQPDFRLGNLHPAVQWAEEDPEIDPKELAKIKIAFVRNLPINADENFLKQTFEPFGKVEKVVVSKKGSILVGFVHFIERSDLDRAIKEMNEKAIQGPGGGPMHKLQVEVARPMDKNKKRAREDSESNPVQGHSIVFKEEAIVASSINPKSHIQNQELLSPDPYEDAVIALPLAVKERLLRILRLGLATRFDIDVKTLYSLKKLPESTAISILDQFMLTGPTAQHKGAYLAALISRYLVDIVGLSPSLASLPKVGATSAKELSLLSFSHRLSPPAATSLISHSSVGRSDIYAPRYMSSLYDYPLSSRAATGRLEEKSPDFPLPTGAVAGRLEEKGLDYHLPSRSLSSGSQSIQIPRISTLEDRSRPHYEVPPSMAFTYGNIGSRLDERLPSSFQVAPSSSTAQARHGLNLSSDITPSANRQASRPRVRFDPFTGEPYKFDPFTGEPILPGS
- the LOC140894490 gene encoding uncharacterized protein isoform X3, whose product is MTQPSETDHIKGTEVFVGGLPRTISEDKIRQEFSLCGEILEIRLIKDQNGNLKGFCFVRFSTKEAAGRAVREKSGSLLDGKTIGVLPSIERNALYFGNLSKAWSADEFEKLVLQVFPDVVSVDLPMVKDMQPGQKPRNRGFAFVRFSSHAAAARAQRVGSQPDFRLGNLHPAVQWAEEDPEIDPKELAKIKIAFVRNLPINADENFLKQTFEPFGKVEKVVVSKKGSILVGFVHFIERSDLDRAIKEMNEKAIQGPGGGPMHKLQVEVARPMDKNKKRAREDSESNPVQGHSIVFKEEAIVASSINPKSHIQNQELLSPDPYEDAVIALPLAVKERLLRILRLGLATRFDIDVKTLYSLKKLPESTAISILDQFMLTGPTAQHKGAYLAALISRYLVDIVGLSPSLASLPKVGATSAKELSLLSFSHRLSPPAATSLISHSSVGRSDIYAPRYMSSLYDYPLSSRAATGRLEEKSPDFPLPTGAVAGRLEEKGLDYHLPSRSLSSGSQSIQIPRISTLEDRSRPHYEVPPSMAFTYGNIGSRLDERLPSSFQVAPSSSTAQARHGLNLSSDITPSANRQASRPRVRFDPFTGEPYKFDPFTGEPILPGS